One window from the genome of Dasypus novemcinctus isolate mDasNov1 chromosome 26, mDasNov1.1.hap2, whole genome shotgun sequence encodes:
- the TIMP4 gene encoding metalloproteinase inhibitor 4 isoform X1 has protein sequence MHRGPRTAPGWALLLRLLVLLRPPGMGEACSCAPAHPQQHICHSVLVIRAKISSEKVVPASVDPDDTQKMIRYEIKQIKMFKGFEKVKDVQYIYTPFDSSLCGVKLEANSQKQYLLTGQVLNDGKVFVHLCNYIEPWENLSLLQKESLNHHYHLNCGCQITTCYTVSCTISAPNECLWTDWLLERKLYGYQAQHYVCMKHVDGTCSWYRGHLPLRKEFVDIILP, from the exons ATGCACCGAGGTCCCCGGACCGCGCCTGGCTGGGCGCTGTTGCTGCGGTTGCTGGTTTTGCTGCGGCCCCCGGGGATGGGTGAGGCGTGCAGCTGCGCCCCCGCGCATCCCCAGCAGCACATCTGCCACTCAGTGCTTG TGATCCGGGCCAAAATCTCCAGTGAGAAGGTAGTTCCTGCCAGTGTAGACCCTGATGACACCCAAAAAATGATCCggtatgaaatcaaacagataaag ATGTTTAAAGGTTTTGAGAAAGTCAAGGATGTTCAGTATATCTATACACCTTTCGATTCCTCTCTCTGTGGTGTGAAACTAGAAGCCAACAGCCAGAAGCAGTATCTCTTGACTG GTCAGGTTCTTAATGATGGAAAAGTCTTCGTCCATCTGTGCAACTACATCGAGCCCTGGGAGAACCTGTCCTTGTTGCAGAAGGAAAGTCTGAATCATCACTACCACCTGAACTGTGGCTGCCAA ATCACTACCTGCTACACAGTGTCCTGTACCATCTCGGCCCCCAATGAGTGCCTCTGGACAGACTGGCTATTGGAGCGGAAGCTCTACGGGTACCAGGCCCAGCATTATGTCTGCATGAAGCATGTTGATGGAACCTGCAGCTGGTACCGGGGCCACTTGCCCCTCAGGAAGGAGTTTGTTGACATCATCCTGCCCTAA
- the TIMP4 gene encoding metalloproteinase inhibitor 4 isoform X2, translating into MHRGPRTAPGWALLLRLLVLLRPPGMGEACSCAPAHPQQHICHSVLVIRAKISSEKVVPASVDPDDTQKMIRYEIKQIKMFKGFEKVKDVQYIYTPFDSSLCGVKLEANSQKQYLLTGQVLNDGKVFVHLCNYIEPWENLSLLQKESLNHHYHLNCGCQCPVPSRPPMSASGQTGYWSGSSTGTRPSIMSA; encoded by the exons ATGCACCGAGGTCCCCGGACCGCGCCTGGCTGGGCGCTGTTGCTGCGGTTGCTGGTTTTGCTGCGGCCCCCGGGGATGGGTGAGGCGTGCAGCTGCGCCCCCGCGCATCCCCAGCAGCACATCTGCCACTCAGTGCTTG TGATCCGGGCCAAAATCTCCAGTGAGAAGGTAGTTCCTGCCAGTGTAGACCCTGATGACACCCAAAAAATGATCCggtatgaaatcaaacagataaag ATGTTTAAAGGTTTTGAGAAAGTCAAGGATGTTCAGTATATCTATACACCTTTCGATTCCTCTCTCTGTGGTGTGAAACTAGAAGCCAACAGCCAGAAGCAGTATCTCTTGACTG GTCAGGTTCTTAATGATGGAAAAGTCTTCGTCCATCTGTGCAACTACATCGAGCCCTGGGAGAACCTGTCCTTGTTGCAGAAGGAAAGTCTGAATCATCACTACCACCTGAACTGTGGCTGCCAA TGTCCTGTACCATCTCGGCCCCCAATGAGTGCCTCTGGACAGACTGGCTATTGGAGCGGAAGCTCTACGGGTACCAGGCCCAGCATTATGTCTGCATGA